CGTGCTGGTGGACGACCTCGTGAATCCGGACGTGCTCCTCATGGCCGGGCCACAGGCACAGGTCGTCCACGTCGGCAAGCGCGGCGGACATGCCTCCACCCCGCAACGCGAGATCATCGAGCTGATGCTCGCGCACTTGCGCGCCGGCCGCAGCGTGGCGCGTCTGAAGGGCGGCGACCCGTTCGTTTTCGGACGCGGCGGCGAAGAACTGCTGGCCCTGCAAGCCGAAGGCGTTGCCGTGGAGATCGTCAACGGCATCACCGCCGGCATTGCTGCGCCAACGACGCTCGGCATTCCCGTGACGCACCGGGGGCTGGCGCAGGGCACGATCTTCGTGACGGGGCACGGCGCGGGCGACGACGAGCCGGATTGGCAGGCGCTCGCCGCCGCGGGCCTCACGCTCGTCATCTACATGGGCATCCTGCGTCTGGAAGACATCGCGAATCGCCTGTTGCAAGCCGGGCTGGCGCCGTGCACACCGTGTGCCGCCATCGAGTCGGCGACGTTGCCGGCGCAGCGTCACGTGCTTGCCACGCTGAACGCCCTGCCCGCCAAGGTCCGGGCCGCCGGCATCGGCTCGCCATCGATTATCGTGATCGGCGAGGTGGTCTCGCTGGCGCATACGTCCGACTCTGCCGGCCCGAAGCCTGCCATCCCGAAGCGTGCTGTCCCGATCGCCGCGGTACGGCCGCTGAGTGTCGGCATCGGCTTCCGGCAGGGTGTGACGGCCGAACAGATCGAGGCCGCCGTGCGCGCGGCGCTGGGGTCACGCACGCTGGCGGAAGTCGGCGCGGTGGCAACGCTCGACAGAAAGGCCGCCGACCCCGCGCTCGTCCGTTTCTGCGAGCATCACGGCCTTGCCTTGATAGGATGCGCACCTGCGGATATCGAAACGTGTCTGGATGCCCATCCGCAGTTGCCACGTTCGAACACCGTTTACCAACACACCGGCGTGCACGCCGTCTGCGAGCCCTGCGCATTGCTGGCCGCGTCGGGCGGCACGTTGCTTGCCGCCCGGCATATCGGCGATGGCCTGAGCGTCGCCATCGCCACGAAAGCGCCAATGGAGTCACGACACGATGAAGACCGATAGCGAATCCCACCTGCGCATGACGCAGCGACGCCGCGAGGGACACGAAAAGAAGCAGGCCGCAGCGACGACCGAAAAGGGCCTTCTCATCGTGCACACCGGCAATGGCAAGGGCAAGAGCACCGCGGCGTTCGGCATGGCGGTTCGCATGCTGGGCCACGATCAGCGCATCGGTGTCGTGCAGTTCATCAAGGGCGCATTGCACACGTCCGAGCGCGACTTTCTCGGCAGCCATGCCCGATGCGACTTCGTCACGATGGGCGACGGCTACACGTGGAATACGCAGAACCGCGACGCCGACATCGCGACGGCGCGCAAAGGCTGGCAGGCGGCCGTCGACATGATCGGGAGCGGCAACTACAAGATGGTGATTCTCGACGAACTGAACACCGTGCTGAAGTACAAGTATCTGCCGCTTGAGGAAGTGCTCGGCGTGCTCGGCGCACGCGGCGAGATGCAGCACGTCGTCGTCACCGGCCGGCACGCGCCGGACGAGCTGATCGAAGCGGCGGATCTCGTCACGGAGATGCGGCTCGTGAAGCACCCATATCGCGAGCAGGGTGTGAAGGCGCAACAGGGCATCGAGTTCTGATCGTGGCCTCGTGCCCCGCGTTGTTCATTGGCGCTCCGGCGTCGGGTCAGGGCAAGACCACGGTCACCGCCGGGCTGGCGCGACTGCATCGAGACCAAGGACGTAAGGTCCGGGTCTTCAAGACCGGCCCCGATTTTCTCGATCCGAAGATTCTCGAGCGCGCGAGCGGCGCCCCCGTGCAGACGCTCGATCTGTGGATGGTGGGCGAAGCGCAATGCCGGCAACTGCTGGCCGAGGCGGCGCAAACGGCCGACCTGATCCTCATCGAAGGCGTGATGGGATTGTTCGACGGCACCCCGAGCAGCGCGGATCTTGCGACGACGTTCGGGATCCCGGTCGTCACCGTGATTTCGGCGAAGTCGATGGCGCAGACGTTCGGTGCAATCGCCTCGGGTCTCGCGCACTATCGCCCCGGACTACCGACGTACGGCGTACTGGCGAATCACGTCGGTTCGCCGCGCCATGCACAGTTGCTGCGCGAAGGCATGCCAGCGGATATTGCATGGCTGGGGCACCTCGGCACGTCCGACCGGATGACCTTGCCCGCGCGGCACCTCGGCCTGCATCAGGCGCACGAAATCGACCGGCTCGACGAGCGCATTGCCGCCACCGCCCGCGCCTTGGCCGAGACGGCGCTGGCGGCGTTGCCGCCGGCCATCGCCTTCGAAGCGCCGCCGTCGCCCGCATTGGCCCAGGATCGTGAAACGCTCAAGGGCATGCAGATCGCCGTGGCGCGCGACGCGGCCTTCTCGTTCGTCTATCCGGAGAACATCCGTCTGTTGAC
This is a stretch of genomic DNA from Pandoraea faecigallinarum. It encodes these proteins:
- a CDS encoding cobalamin biosynthesis protein, yielding MRAALGSRTLAEVGAVATLDRKAADPALVRFCEHHGLALIGCAPADIETCLDAHPQLPRSNTVYQHTGVHAVCEPCALLAASGGTLLAARHIGDGLSVAIATKAPMESRHDEDR
- the cobO gene encoding cob(I)yrinic acid a,c-diamide adenosyltransferase yields the protein MKTDSESHLRMTQRRREGHEKKQAAATTEKGLLIVHTGNGKGKSTAAFGMAVRMLGHDQRIGVVQFIKGALHTSERDFLGSHARCDFVTMGDGYTWNTQNRDADIATARKGWQAAVDMIGSGNYKMVILDELNTVLKYKYLPLEEVLGVLGARGEMQHVVVTGRHAPDELIEAADLVTEMRLVKHPYREQGVKAQQGIEF
- a CDS encoding cobyrinate a,c-diamide synthase translates to MASCPALFIGAPASGQGKTTVTAGLARLHRDQGRKVRVFKTGPDFLDPKILERASGAPVQTLDLWMVGEAQCRQLLAEAAQTADLILIEGVMGLFDGTPSSADLATTFGIPVVTVISAKSMAQTFGAIASGLAHYRPGLPTYGVLANHVGSPRHAQLLREGMPADIAWLGHLGTSDRMTLPARHLGLHQAHEIDRLDERIAATARALAETALAALPPAIAFEAPPSPALAQDRETLKGMQIAVARDAAFSFVYPENIRLLTSLGANVTYFSPLANDALPAAADALFLPGGYPELHAATLAANTRSASSIRAHAAAGKPVVAECGGMLYLLERLTDASGISTPMLGVLPGHATLQTRLAGLGMQEVATPRGTLRGHTFHYTSMATPMTPVCHARRAGSDTPGEPVFRVGATVATYLHGYWPSNPALTAALFHGTAF